The stretch of DNA AACCTCTGGCTTGGTCTCTGGCTCGGCCGCTTTGAGACGATCTCCCCCACCCGGCTCGCTGGATGGAGCCTGTGCCTCGGCCGCCGGCTTCACGTCTGTCGCATGGGGCACCGTGGGACAAGGGTGCTCGACCGGCACATCGGCGTCTTTTGCTTTCGACTCCGGTTCCTTGGTCTTGGACTCCACCTCTTTGCCCTTGTGCTCGGACTCCTTGATCTTCGCCGCGGGTTCCTTGGCTTTCGACTCCGGATCTTTGGTCTTGGGCTCGGGATCTTTGGCCTTGGGATCCGACTCCTTTGCTTTCGGCTCCGCGTCCTTCGGCTTGGAGTCAGCCTCCTTGGATTTCTGTTCCGTGGGTTTCGAGTCAGGCTCCTTCGATTTCAGCTCAGGCTCTTTCGGCTTCACATCGAGGTCCTTCGATCGTTGCACCGGCGGAGCCTCGGACTTTCCATCAGGTGCCGATTCAGCCCAGGCCATCGAAGGCCCATCCCACAGCCCCACCGCAACCAATAGCGCTAACATTCCTGTTACGTAAACAGTCCGAATCAGCCGCATAGGCATGTGCCCCTCATGTGTTGAATGGAACCAAGACTTCGACGTCGATCGCCTTCACGCTCGTCTCGGGAAACGACGCATAGCTGGAAGAAAAGACATACGCGACGGAGGGGCAGAAAGCAACTCTGAGACTAGCAGGCGAAGGAGCCTCGCCCACATCCGCAAGAAAAAAACGCCAAACACGGTATGGTGGCCGAGCAGGCCGAGAAGAAACCGATCTGAGGGGGATATTATGCGACAGCCGGACTCACTACGAGGCCACGGCGGCTTACCTGCACCGTGACCATCGCAGTGAGCAATAAAACGATTCCGATCCCGATCAGGCTGACGGCAGGGCCTAAGGTATCCGCGGCCCATCCAAACCCGGCCATACCCACCATCGCGGAGGCCATCCCACCCACACTGAAGGTGGTGAAGACACGTCCGAGCAAATGCTCCGGGGTGACTTCCTGCAGCATCGCCCATACGACCGGATAAAAGAGGGAGGTACTCCCGCCGATGACGATGATCAATAAGAACGTGCTGAACAGAACCGGCGTCTGGATCAATCCCAACGCACAGACCGCGATGCCGCCCACCGTCAGCGAGCGCCCGATCTTGCTGATGCGATCCTGGAAGGTGCCCTGTGGCGTCCGAGCCAGCCAGATGGAAGCGGCCAACATCCCAATCCCCAATGCCGACCACAGCCAGCCCAACTCCATGGGGCCGACTTGCAGCAATTCCTTCGCCACAACCGGGAGGAGAAACACGAAGGCGCTGATCGCCAGGTTGTACAGCACGGCTGTAATCATCAACGCGAACACCACCCGGTGCTGGAGGAACACGAAGCGAAATCCGACCATCATGTCTTGAATCACCGGCGTGGCCAGCACATTGATGCCCTTCACCGTCCGGCTGTCCCGCACACGAATCGGCAGGAGGAAGAGCGCGGACACCAAGAAAGTCGCGGCGTCCACATAGAGCACATTCTGAGCACCAATCAACGCGATGCCCAGCCCGCTCATGGCCGGTCCCAACAAGACACCGATGTTGGTCGTACTCTGAATCAACGCATTCGCCGTGGTGAGTTGCGAACGCTGGACGATCAACGGCACCGCGGACGCCAGAGCCGGACCGAACACCGTGGACACGATGGAGACGAGGAATACCAGCACGTACAAGCGTTCAAGCGTCAGCATATCGAACGCATAAAACAGCGGTATCAAGAGCACCATCAACGTTCGCAAGAGATCGACGACGATCATGACGGTCTTTTTCGGGAGGTAATCGAGATAGACGCCGATCAGCGGACCGAAGAGTAACGGGGGAATCGTCTGCAACAACCCGATCGCGGTCATCTTCAGCGCGGACCCGGTCATTTCATACACGAACCAGAGGAGAGCCACCTTATTGAGACCATCGCCGATCTGGGAGACGACCTGGCCGGCCCAAAGGCAGCCGAAATCACGAGTCCCCAATAACCGCCACCCGTTGACTTCCGACTCAGGGGTAGATTGCGACTCAGCTGCCATGCTTGTCCTTCCGCGAGGTGAATGTCGCGCTGACTAGAGGTTCGACACGTGTTGCTGCCCGGGCTTCCCAGGAAGCGCAGCCGTATCCGTGATGAGCTGTTGATAGATCTTCAGATAGTCGTTCGTCATGCGTTGAGCGGTGAATCGCTCATCGAACACTTGCCGGCAGCGGTTGCGATCGATCGTGCCGAGCTTCTCCACCTGACTCACCATTTCATTGAGGTTTTCGCTGATGAAACCCGTCACACCGTGGCCGATAATTTCTGGAATGGAACCCCGTCGGTAAGCGAGAACCGGTGTACCACAGGCAAGGCTTTCGATCAACACGAGGCCAAAGGGCTCCGGCCAGTCATAGGGGCAGATCAGACCGATGGCATTCCCGATGAAGTCGCTCTTCTCCGCATCGGTAATTTCACCCACGAACTCGATCAGGGGATGATCCAAGAGAGGCTCCACGACCCGTTCGAAATAGGCACGGTCGGCCGGATCGACTTTCGCCGCCATCTTCATGGGTATTCCGACCCGTTTGGCCAATTCGATCGCTTGATCGGGACACTTTTCCGGCGAGACTCGACCGAGAAAGGCCAGATACTTGCCCTGTTCGGGATGGAACTTATAGAGGTCACTGGGCAAGCCGTGATAGACGGTATTGGCCCAGTTACACCAAGGTAACGGCCGGCGCTGTGAGTCCGAGATGGAAACCAGCGGCAGCTCCGCAAAGTCACGGAAGACCGGCACGAGTTCAGGCAAATCCAACCGGCCGTGAAGCGTCGTCACAACGGGGACGCGGCAGCGTCGGGAAAGCGAAAAGGCCAGAAAATCGAGATGGGAGTGAATAAGGTCGAATTGGTCGGCAGACGCGAAGACCTGCTCCATCATCTGAATGAGCGGCGCTTCGCGGTTGAAAATCCCGGTATTCAAACGCAAGGCCTGCTGACAGGGCGCTTCCAGCTTTGCCTTCGTGACCGAATCGCCGCTGGCGAACAAAGTCACCTCGTGCCCTTGACGGACGAGTTCTTCCGTCAGGTAGGAGACGATACGCTCCGTGCCTCCGTACAATTTCGGAGGGACGCTCTCCCAAAGCGGCGATACCTGGGCAATCCTCATAAGGACAATCTCCTTTGGTCTTGAACGGTCAGCGGCGAGTGGCAGGACCTGCGACGCTGCTCACACCGAGCCCACCATCAGCCGCCGCATTCTTTCTGTTCTGCCTATCCGATTCAATTGACATCTTTGACATGGACTGATTGTTTTTGTCGTCTGCCTGCCGTCCGGATGCCGATAGAATGAGCGTTGGCAACTACCAACGGGCAAAGCAAGCGTTGTACCGCCGCACAGCGCACACATCACATGCACCCACATTTGCGAATAAAATTATTACGAATCAACGACTTAGAATGATTAAATAACCGTGTCGCCGTGAAACCAACGCTGTGCAGACCTGTGGATTCTGTTGATAATTCAGGCGCCCGCCCCAAAACAGCTGTGACAGCCTTGCCTTGCGGGACCAAACCGCCACAGAAATCCCTCAGTCCACACCGAATCAGAATCGACGAATCACGATCGCGGCCTTGAGAGCCTATCTGAACGACTGCCGAACCGAACGACTGCCGAGCGATTGCCAGGCTGGCGCAGACGCGCAGACAAGACGATTCTTGATGAGGCGTTATGTAAGGAAGGAATGGTGCATCGACAAGCGCGGGCGCGAACCCACAACTGCCGCCGAGGCAAAGCATGAGAAGTGGCGGCTAAGGAATGTCCTCGAGGAGGCCGGACTGAATGGGCAGCAGTGGACCCGCTTCACGCGACACGGGGGGAAAAATCACCGGAGAACCGACTTGATTGGCCCCTTGAATCAGCCCCACCGACAGTTGCGGGCCAAGGGTCATGACGGCGCCGCTCCAGGCCTGCCCTGTTGCGGGATTACGAAAATTATATGATTCGAAGTTATTCCCGAAGTTATAGATATACCCCTGAGTGCCTTGAGTATCGACATATAAATTGCCGGGACCCACGAGACTGAACAGTGGAGCCACCCCACCATTAAAGCCACGCACACCCGAGACAGATTGCGCCGCGGCCGAAGCAGCCACGATCAGTACAGTCAGCCCCGCGACCGGCAAGATTTTCATCGGGACATTCACCGCCGCGAGGCCCCTTGCCAGCATGGACACTGACTTGTGTTTATGGTACACGCCACTATCATTGTGCCATCAATATGACTCAACCCAGACCTCGCATCAAGGAGATTGTTATGACGAATGCAATCCGCCGGGGGTGCTTGCTCACCGGGTGTGCAGCGGCGCTCATCCTCTGGACGGCGCCAGATTCTTCCGGCCTGGAAGTGAACAAGCCGGTGCCGACCGAACGCCGCGAGGCCATGTCGCTCGCCGATGCTGTGCTGAAAGCGCTCCAAAGCAATCTCGACATCCATATCGGCCGTCAGACGCGAGAGAGCCGCCTGGCCGACATCGTGATCGAGCAGGCAAAGTTCGATCCGACCGTCAGCTTGAACGGGCAATACAACCGACAGGTCGCACCGCTCAACCGGCCGATCCTGGGCTTCACCGGCGCGAACCTACAAGAGATCACAAAGTTCGACCAGAACACCTCCACCGTGACCGCCGACATCACCCAGAATCTCCCGACCGGCGCCAACTACGATTTGAACTATAGCCCCCAGCGCAACTATGTGAGCGGTCCCAATACGTTCCTCTTCAACCCCGCCTGGACCGGCGGCCTCGCACTGACCGTGACCCAGCCGCTGTTGAAAAACTTCGGCACCGACATTAATCGGACGTTCATCTCGATCGCGCAAAACAATGCCACCGTCGAACAGCATGTCTTCCTCGACCGTGTACTGACGGTCATCGCCAGCGTCGAACAAACCTTCTGGGAAATGGTGTTCGCGAATGAGAACCTTAAGGTGGCCCAGGCAGCGCTGAAGGCGGCGGAGGAACTACTGGCCAGCAATCGAGCCAAAGCCAAGGCCGGCGTGATGTCGATCGTCGATGTTCTGCAGGCGGAAGCCGCCGTGGCCTCGCGAGTCGAACAGATCCTCGTCGCGGAAAAATCGATTCGGGATCAGGAAGACCAACTACGCCGTCTCTTAAATCCCGACGAAGCAGACCTCCGACAGGACCTGCGCCTCATCCCGACCGATCCACCCGTCACGTCGCTCGAGGCGATCAGCCTACAGGAAGCTATCGATATCGCCATGGAGCGTCGGCCGGAGGTTTTGCAAGCAGGGAAGAATGTAGAGAGCAGCGACCTGAATGTGAAATTTGCCAAGAACCAACTTCTCCCCACCCTCTCCGTCCAAGGCACGATGGGACTATCGGGACTCGGTGCAGACTATGGCGATTCCACCAGACGGAATTTCGGCGGTGACTTCTACAACTACGGCGCCGGCCTGGTCCTGAGCTACCCCATCGGTAACCGGTCGGCCTACAGCACCTACAACAAACGGCAGCTGGAATCGCGCAACGCCCAGTCATCGCTCCAGAGCGTCCGGCAACAGGTGATCGTCGGCGTTCGT from Nitrospira sp. encodes:
- a CDS encoding BON domain-containing protein; the protein is MPMRLIRTVYVTGMLALLVAVGLWDGPSMAWAESAPDGKSEAPPVQRSKDLDVKPKEPELKSKEPDSKPTEQKSKEADSKPKDAEPKAKESDPKAKDPEPKTKDPESKAKEPAAKIKESEHKGKEVESKTKEPESKAKDADVPVEHPCPTVPHATDVKPAAEAQAPSSEPGGGDRLKAAEPETKPEVKKPIRSSMVTAKLALMADPHLFPYDIEVDAKDKDLVLLGKVSQESDRRVATDIVRCLEGVHAVENRLKIEPDAAHGLVAERDKLITQLVKERFEKSKTLQSVKFDVKTEDGIVILNGATRFQIIVLEAAQAARQVPGVRAVNSDAVRLVAGE
- a CDS encoding MFS transporter, whose product is MAAESQSTPESEVNGWRLLGTRDFGCLWAGQVVSQIGDGLNKVALLWFVYEMTGSALKMTAIGLLQTIPPLLFGPLIGVYLDYLPKKTVMIVVDLLRTLMVLLIPLFYAFDMLTLERLYVLVFLVSIVSTVFGPALASAVPLIVQRSQLTTANALIQSTTNIGVLLGPAMSGLGIALIGAQNVLYVDAATFLVSALFLLPIRVRDSRTVKGINVLATPVIQDMMVGFRFVFLQHRVVFALMITAVLYNLAISAFVFLLPVVAKELLQVGPMELGWLWSALGIGMLAASIWLARTPQGTFQDRISKIGRSLTVGGIAVCALGLIQTPVLFSTFLLIIVIGGSTSLFYPVVWAMLQEVTPEHLLGRVFTTFSVGGMASAMVGMAGFGWAADTLGPAVSLIGIGIVLLLTAMVTVQVSRRGLVVSPAVA
- a CDS encoding glycosyltransferase family 4 protein, coding for MRIAQVSPLWESVPPKLYGGTERIVSYLTEELVRQGHEVTLFASGDSVTKAKLEAPCQQALRLNTGIFNREAPLIQMMEQVFASADQFDLIHSHLDFLAFSLSRRCRVPVVTTLHGRLDLPELVPVFRDFAELPLVSISDSQRRPLPWCNWANTVYHGLPSDLYKFHPEQGKYLAFLGRVSPEKCPDQAIELAKRVGIPMKMAAKVDPADRAYFERVVEPLLDHPLIEFVGEITDAEKSDFIGNAIGLICPYDWPEPFGLVLIESLACGTPVLAYRRGSIPEIIGHGVTGFISENLNEMVSQVEKLGTIDRNRCRQVFDERFTAQRMTNDYLKIYQQLITDTAALPGKPGQQHVSNL
- a CDS encoding TolC family protein, with the translated sequence MTNAIRRGCLLTGCAAALILWTAPDSSGLEVNKPVPTERREAMSLADAVLKALQSNLDIHIGRQTRESRLADIVIEQAKFDPTVSLNGQYNRQVAPLNRPILGFTGANLQEITKFDQNTSTVTADITQNLPTGANYDLNYSPQRNYVSGPNTFLFNPAWTGGLALTVTQPLLKNFGTDINRTFISIAQNNATVEQHVFLDRVLTVIASVEQTFWEMVFANENLKVAQAALKAAEELLASNRAKAKAGVMSIVDVLQAEAAVASRVEQILVAEKSIRDQEDQLRRLLNPDEADLRQDLRLIPTDPPVTSLEAISLQEAIDIAMERRPEVLQAGKNVESSDLNVKFAKNQLLPTLSVQGTMGLSGLGADYGDSTRRNFGGDFYNYGAGLVLSYPIGNRSAYSTYNKRQLESRNAQSSLQSVRQQVIVGVREAVRRVHTDFKRIETTRSARIMAEKQLQAEQERLKVGLSTTRFVLDFQRDLATAQGNELRAVLDYNKSLSNLARNKATTLERYSLQLE